Proteins encoded by one window of Prosthecobacter vanneervenii:
- a CDS encoding FHA domain-containing protein produces the protein MAKITFVLEDGQDVVVPLKEHITIGRAEDNDILVDDERISMHHAEIVQNADGSLQVFDLKSSSGTFVNGERQLSCTLLHGDTIAFGPLVGKLDMEDPATQSPAPQPAASPTPVTAAESPVSTSKSSEPPAPEASPDKALLEANAKLEADKHRLKADIAAAEKELRDWQQRAEKERALHAARVESLLAEEKKLEPTKAAVKQAETAHQEWLEAISALGSQHADKTAALERLNAQHYEKSTELQRLTTAVTTAQQELEQISSQKDEAAARLKQIRDECEQDEALLNSLRQQIIDHEKRIAEEEAKHATLNTATAALTEKHLRDEAAVKDLETLLMSLEQRCASAQASLQRMQEESATCEKQLMEHKTELASFETTFASRRADLAAETRRIAEARAERAELERQNQELAGAKQQLADARQRLAAVEQRYRDAVAAGGQNGAHIPSLPKRPAAQESPAKAAAEAPHHTEVSGKLEAARKELAELEAKVAALKQTQADSGLEHSPNSDAVPPPVVVQVETIRLAPVPIKSERTRGPGTKKVA, from the coding sequence ATGGCAAAAATCACTTTCGTTCTTGAAGACGGTCAGGATGTGGTGGTTCCCCTCAAGGAACACATCACCATCGGCCGTGCCGAGGACAACGACATTCTGGTCGATGACGAGCGCATTTCCATGCACCACGCCGAGATCGTGCAAAACGCCGACGGCAGCCTGCAGGTCTTTGATCTGAAATCTTCTTCAGGCACTTTCGTCAACGGCGAGCGCCAGCTCAGCTGCACCCTGCTGCACGGAGACACCATCGCTTTCGGCCCTCTCGTCGGCAAGCTCGACATGGAGGACCCCGCCACTCAGTCCCCTGCCCCACAGCCAGCCGCATCCCCTACCCCAGTTACAGCCGCTGAATCGCCTGTTTCCACATCCAAGAGTTCAGAGCCCCCTGCCCCCGAGGCCTCTCCCGACAAGGCCCTGCTGGAAGCCAATGCCAAACTGGAAGCTGACAAACACCGCCTCAAAGCCGATATCGCCGCGGCTGAAAAGGAACTGCGCGACTGGCAGCAACGTGCTGAGAAAGAACGTGCCCTCCATGCGGCCCGCGTGGAGTCTCTGCTGGCCGAGGAGAAAAAACTCGAACCCACCAAGGCTGCCGTCAAACAGGCTGAAACTGCTCATCAGGAATGGCTGGAGGCCATCAGCGCCCTGGGCAGCCAGCATGCGGACAAAACCGCCGCTCTCGAGCGCCTCAATGCCCAGCACTACGAAAAGTCCACCGAGCTCCAGCGCCTCACTACAGCCGTCACCACAGCGCAGCAGGAGCTCGAACAGATCTCTTCACAAAAAGATGAAGCCGCCGCACGCCTCAAACAAATACGGGACGAATGCGAACAGGACGAGGCTCTTCTAAACTCCCTGCGTCAGCAGATTATCGACCATGAAAAGCGCATTGCTGAGGAGGAGGCAAAACATGCCACGCTCAATACCGCCACGGCTGCTCTCACCGAAAAACATCTGCGCGATGAAGCCGCCGTCAAGGATCTGGAAACCCTCCTCATGAGCCTGGAGCAGCGCTGCGCCTCCGCACAGGCATCCCTGCAGCGCATGCAGGAAGAAAGCGCGACATGCGAAAAGCAGCTCATGGAGCATAAGACAGAACTCGCCTCCTTCGAGACCACCTTTGCCTCGCGGCGGGCAGATCTTGCCGCAGAGACCAGGCGCATCGCTGAAGCCAGAGCTGAACGTGCAGAGCTTGAGCGGCAGAATCAGGAGCTGGCTGGAGCCAAACAGCAGCTGGCAGATGCCAGACAGCGCCTCGCCGCCGTAGAGCAGCGCTACCGCGACGCCGTGGCCGCTGGCGGCCAGAACGGAGCACACATTCCCTCGCTGCCCAAACGCCCCGCTGCCCAGGAATCCCCCGCCAAAGCCGCAGCGGAGGCTCCGCACCACACGGAAGTTTCTGGCAAGCTTGAGGCAGCACGCAAAGAACTGGCAGAGCTGGAGGCCAAGGTCGCCGCTCTCAAGCAGACTCAGGCGGATTCCGGACTGGAGCATTCTCCCAATTCCGACGCCGTCCCGCCTCCCGTTGTTGTTCAGGTGGAAACCATTCGTCTGGCCCCCGTACCGATCAAATCCGAGCGCACTCGAGGCCCCGGCACCAAAAAGGTGGCGTAG
- a CDS encoding NADPH-dependent FMN reductase, with protein sequence MSTPKILVFAGSTRSASYNKQLARFAAEAARSAGAEVTLLDLRDYALPLFDEDLEEQQGLPENAKKLKTLFRGHDAFIIASPEYNSSITAVLKNTLDWISRSESDDEPALVAFRGKTALLLGASPGGFGGMRGLVHLRAILGNIGVIVLPDQVVVPKAHEVFDGAGGMKDERAAGQVTRVVKGLVDFQKKLAS encoded by the coding sequence ATGAGCACACCTAAAATTCTTGTCTTTGCGGGCAGCACCCGCAGCGCTTCCTATAACAAGCAGCTGGCCCGCTTTGCCGCGGAAGCAGCACGCTCTGCTGGGGCGGAAGTGACGCTGCTGGACCTGCGAGACTACGCGCTGCCCTTGTTTGATGAGGACCTGGAAGAGCAGCAGGGGCTTCCTGAAAATGCGAAGAAGCTGAAGACTCTTTTCCGTGGGCATGATGCGTTCATCATCGCATCACCTGAGTACAACAGCTCCATCACAGCCGTGCTTAAAAACACGCTCGACTGGATCTCCCGCAGCGAGAGTGACGATGAGCCTGCGCTGGTGGCGTTTCGTGGCAAGACGGCCCTGCTTCTGGGCGCCTCTCCAGGAGGGTTTGGGGGCATGCGCGGGCTGGTGCATCTCCGTGCCATCCTGGGAAACATCGGAGTAATTGTGCTGCCTGACCAGGTGGTAGTGCCGAAGGCTCATGAGGTCTTTGACGGAGCAGGTGGGATGAAGGATGAGCGTGCCGCCGGACAGGTGACACGTGTGGTCAAAGGGCTGGTTGATTTCCAGAAGAAGCTGGCGAGCTGA